A stretch of Candidatus Hydrogenedentota bacterium DNA encodes these proteins:
- a CDS encoding methyltransferase, translating into MGFWASKTLLVAVKLGLFTELAQGPRSGAAIKDRLGLHERALYDFLDALVALGFLERTGILDDAIYSNAPDVDLFLDKNKPSYMGGILEMMDSRSYDLWSRLEDGLRSGLLQNEARLTGKGIFEAIYSDDAHLRGFLNAMSGIQMGNFIAFAERFDFSGHSRHCDIGGAGGQLAIQVARHNPDVQGASFDLPKVTEVAAENIAAAGLSSRVQALAGDMFSDPFPNADIITMGSILHDWNLEQKRLLVRKAFEALPDGGAFAVIETIIDDERRSNVFGLLMSVNMLLETTGGFDYSAADFKGWALEAGFKRVEVMPLTGPSSAVIAYK; encoded by the coding sequence ATGGGTTTCTGGGCGTCAAAGACGCTTCTGGTGGCGGTGAAGCTGGGGTTGTTTACCGAGTTGGCGCAGGGGCCGCGGAGCGGCGCGGCAATCAAGGATCGGCTGGGCCTGCACGAACGCGCGCTGTATGATTTCCTGGATGCGCTGGTGGCGCTGGGCTTTCTGGAACGCACTGGAATTCTTGACGACGCGATCTATTCCAATGCCCCGGATGTCGATCTGTTCCTGGACAAGAACAAGCCAAGCTACATGGGTGGCATCCTGGAGATGATGGACAGCCGGAGCTACGACCTCTGGAGCCGCCTGGAGGACGGGCTTAGGTCGGGTTTACTGCAGAACGAGGCGCGGCTGACGGGTAAGGGAATTTTCGAGGCGATCTATTCCGATGATGCCCACTTGCGCGGTTTCCTGAACGCCATGAGCGGCATTCAGATGGGCAACTTCATCGCCTTTGCGGAGCGCTTCGATTTCTCGGGCCATTCGCGCCATTGCGATATCGGCGGCGCGGGCGGCCAGTTGGCGATCCAGGTGGCGCGACACAACCCCGATGTCCAGGGGGCGAGCTTTGATCTGCCAAAGGTGACGGAGGTGGCCGCAGAGAACATTGCCGCCGCCGGACTCTCGTCGCGGGTTCAGGCCCTGGCGGGCGACATGTTCAGCGATCCCTTCCCGAACGCGGATATTATCACCATGGGGTCCATTCTGCACGACTGGAATCTGGAGCAGAAGCGGTTGCTCGTGAGAAAGGCCTTCGAGGCCCTGCCGGACGGCGGCGCCTTTGCCGTGATCGAGACGATCATCGACGACGAGCGCCGCAGCAATGTGTTTGGTCTGCTCATGTCCGTCAACATGTTGCTGGAGACCACGGGCGGCTTCGACTATTCTGCGGCCGACTTCAAAGGCTGGGCGCTGGAAGCGGGCTTCAAGCGTGTGGAGGTGATGCCGCTGACCGGGCCGTCGTCTGCGGTGATTGCGTATAAGTAG
- a CDS encoding exo-alpha-sialidase: protein MQILSCAVCALALISTLHAAEAAPIALDPATEARCLEVLREGLASSEFWPSMHAAEGLTLGGHGADVTAALTPLLATETDGQKRCGLARELVRAGDRSKTSILLGLLAEADPYAHVHAAESLFKVNQIGDGTLLRAALAYRANASKSMMAAAALSRWGNAEALAYLREVVQSEDPDVAKIAAWVLGFVGDQSDVAVLKAGVARFDDPDAKSFFVHALAGLQDPEGLAALKANLASEEVGVRTMAANFAGESGLVDAREALIGLLSDETLDVRVRAAQSLLMLAKPATKPVGVITNDPYPATAANPRYSEGDVTVLNDGRYLYATTEFIGDTSDFAKAHLVGKISSDGGQTWGEPKVLQENVGGFNVMSLTFQALNDSELGMFYLIANSMTDLNVFLRRSTDGGLTFGEPMQVTNIPGYHVMNNDRVIRLKSGRLLAPVASTADAEKVDHYVCRTFISDDAGATWRAGTGTVDYAKRGAMEPEVLEMNDGRVLMIVRTQLGHIAAAWSEDGGDTWSAASDWGVRAPEAPSTVRRIPSTGDLMLVWNDAYVEGEGHGGKRSPLTVAISKDEGKTWEHKKNIETGAGAPGAPFMNGFSYISATFDSGRVLLTYYVAEEGSDKISSRFRSIPIAWLYE, encoded by the coding sequence ATGCAAATTCTCTCTTGCGCCGTGTGCGCCCTGGCCCTGATCAGCACCCTGCATGCGGCGGAGGCCGCGCCCATCGCGCTGGACCCTGCTACGGAAGCGCGCTGTCTGGAGGTGCTTCGTGAAGGACTGGCCTCGTCGGAGTTCTGGCCCTCGATGCATGCGGCGGAGGGGCTCACGCTGGGCGGCCATGGCGCAGACGTGACGGCGGCCCTCACGCCCCTGCTGGCCACCGAGACGGACGGCCAGAAGCGCTGCGGATTGGCCCGAGAACTGGTGCGGGCGGGTGACCGGAGCAAAACGTCGATCCTGCTGGGTCTGTTGGCGGAAGCCGATCCCTATGCCCATGTCCATGCGGCCGAGAGCCTGTTCAAGGTGAATCAGATTGGCGACGGCACGCTGCTGCGCGCGGCGCTGGCCTATCGGGCGAATGCGTCCAAGTCGATGATGGCGGCGGCGGCCCTGTCGCGCTGGGGCAATGCGGAGGCGTTGGCTTATCTTCGAGAAGTGGTGCAATCTGAGGACCCCGATGTGGCGAAGATTGCGGCGTGGGTGTTGGGCTTCGTGGGCGATCAGTCCGACGTGGCCGTGTTGAAGGCGGGTGTGGCGCGCTTCGATGATCCGGATGCGAAGTCTTTTTTTGTCCATGCGCTCGCGGGCCTGCAGGATCCCGAGGGGCTGGCGGCGCTGAAAGCGAACCTGGCGAGTGAAGAGGTGGGCGTTCGCACGATGGCGGCGAATTTCGCGGGTGAGAGCGGCCTGGTGGACGCGCGGGAGGCCCTGATCGGGCTGCTGTCGGATGAGACCCTCGATGTGCGCGTGCGCGCGGCCCAGTCTCTGCTCATGCTGGCGAAGCCCGCTACGAAGCCGGTGGGTGTGATTACGAACGATCCTTATCCCGCGACGGCGGCCAACCCGCGTTACAGCGAAGGCGATGTCACGGTGTTGAACGACGGGCGCTATCTGTATGCGACAACGGAGTTCATCGGCGACACGAGCGATTTTGCAAAGGCCCATCTGGTGGGGAAAATATCATCGGACGGCGGCCAGACCTGGGGCGAGCCGAAGGTGCTCCAGGAAAACGTGGGCGGATTCAACGTCATGTCCCTCACCTTTCAGGCGCTGAACGACAGCGAACTGGGGATGTTCTACCTCATTGCGAATTCCATGACGGATCTGAATGTGTTCCTGCGGCGCTCTACGGATGGCGGCCTGACCTTTGGCGAGCCCATGCAGGTAACCAATATTCCCGGTTACCACGTGATGAACAATGATCGGGTAATCCGCCTGAAGAGCGGCCGCCTGCTCGCGCCCGTGGCCAGCACGGCCGACGCGGAGAAGGTGGATCACTACGTGTGCCGCACCTTTATCTCGGACGACGCCGGGGCTACCTGGCGTGCGGGTACGGGCACGGTGGACTACGCCAAGCGCGGCGCAATGGAGCCCGAAGTGCTGGAGATGAACGACGGGCGCGTGCTCATGATCGTCCGCACCCAACTGGGTCACATCGCGGCGGCCTGGTCGGAGGACGGTGGCGACACATGGAGTGCGGCGTCGGACTGGGGCGTGCGCGCCCCGGAGGCACCGTCGACGGTGCGGCGGATTCCGTCCACGGGCGATCTGATGCTGGTATGGAACGATGCCTACGTGGAGGGTGAGGGCCACGGTGGCAAGCGCAGTCCGCTTACGGTGGCGATCTCGAAGGACGAAGGAAAGACCTGGGAGCACAAGAAAAACATCGAAACGGGTGCGGGTGCACCCGGCGCGCCCTTCATGAATGGCTTCTCTTACATCAGCGCAACCTTCGACAGTGGCCGGGTGCTGCTGACCTACTACGTGGCCGAAGAAGGGTCGGATAAGATCTCGTCGCGCTTCCGGTCCATCCCGATCGCGTGGCTGTATGAGTGA
- a CDS encoding M20/M25/M40 family metallo-hydrolase: MLTADTIAAIAEEVIAQARHVIAQFGPRAPGSAGERKAQAYVAECLAAAEADEVCCEDFGVASHAFMRFQTVTGWLLIIAFLSYWLSPLPALVLSLTGFVVTWFQFVRYRLLLDPLYPTTASMNVFARWKSSKETKRRIILNGHMDAAYEWRYHYRWPKAFPWLVRYGLLGLPLMVLMDLAAVVLVFVAPHAAALTYLGLAQVLLLPGFVLSLFFTDFNTTVPGANDNLSGVFIALGVAKALCAPGQRLAHTEIACLITGSEEAGLRGAQAWAARHAGELADCETVILTLDTLRDLEHLVVYDRDLNGTVRNDAAFSALVQSAGKACGHDIPLASIPLGSTDAAAFTQAGLRATALCAMDPAPADFYHTRRDNVEAMDAGCIAAAIAVVAETVRQFDDGKTDC; the protein is encoded by the coding sequence ATGCTGACCGCTGACACCATAGCCGCCATCGCGGAAGAAGTCATCGCTCAGGCGCGCCACGTGATCGCGCAGTTCGGGCCCCGCGCGCCGGGGAGTGCGGGGGAGCGAAAGGCCCAGGCGTACGTGGCGGAATGCCTGGCCGCCGCGGAGGCCGATGAGGTGTGCTGCGAAGATTTTGGCGTGGCGTCGCACGCTTTCATGCGCTTTCAGACGGTCACAGGCTGGCTGTTGATAATCGCTTTTCTCTCGTACTGGTTATCGCCGTTGCCCGCATTGGTATTAAGCCTTACGGGCTTTGTGGTGACGTGGTTTCAGTTTGTACGCTACCGGCTGTTGCTCGATCCCCTCTACCCCACCACCGCTTCAATGAATGTATTTGCGCGGTGGAAATCGTCGAAGGAGACGAAGCGGCGTATAATCCTCAATGGCCATATGGACGCGGCTTACGAGTGGCGCTATCACTATCGCTGGCCCAAGGCCTTTCCCTGGCTCGTGCGCTATGGACTACTCGGGCTGCCGCTGATGGTGCTGATGGATCTTGCCGCCGTCGTACTGGTCTTCGTGGCCCCCCACGCCGCCGCCCTGACGTATCTCGGACTTGCGCAGGTGCTGCTGTTGCCGGGCTTTGTGTTGTCGCTCTTTTTCACGGATTTTAATACGACGGTTCCGGGTGCCAACGACAATCTCTCGGGCGTGTTTATCGCGCTCGGCGTGGCGAAGGCCCTGTGCGCGCCGGGACAGCGCCTCGCGCATACCGAGATTGCCTGCCTGATTACGGGATCGGAGGAGGCGGGGCTGCGGGGTGCGCAGGCGTGGGCCGCGCGCCATGCCGGGGAACTGGCGGACTGCGAGACGGTAATCCTCACGCTGGACACGCTGCGCGATCTGGAGCATCTGGTGGTGTATGACCGTGACCTCAACGGCACGGTGCGCAATGATGCGGCTTTCAGTGCGCTGGTGCAGTCTGCGGGGAAGGCCTGCGGCCACGATATTCCGCTCGCATCGATTCCGCTGGGTTCCACGGACGCGGCGGCCTTCACGCAGGCGGGCCTGCGGGCGACGGCGCTCTGTGCGATGGATCCGGCCCCGGCGGATTTCTATCATACGCGCCGGGATAATGTGGAGGCGATGGACGCGGGGTGTATCGCGGCGGCGATCGCGGTGGTGGCGGAGACGGTCCGGCAATTCGACGATGGAAAAACTGATTGTTGA